The following proteins are encoded in a genomic region of Saccharopolyspora antimicrobica:
- a CDS encoding condensation domain-containing protein, which yields MTNYTVWPLSMWQRFEIAGRHPSLDRDLPGFVRGPWYTLNAVLEVRGPFDRRLLDEAFNQLLRRHELLRTRIDEGAREPVQVVSSRVNSRVEILDREDSLSAGALLYAPVEFDAPSPIRLRLAPRSSNEHLVTVHLHHVMADPTTLWMVLRELGALYSGLLSGLVLPNPSAQYGEYAQLEAQLVVAGRSASEQWWSTLLSRATSARTLRDGQIDAGEGVYRSELLTAAELSAVERWARAHRNILFAALVTAMARSVAPYYETAGGLLFTTLFSRRDRPEWQHMLGPCTIPAYLWVPEPPERLSTAYAEAVRDIVFGCYRHARLPDVATLTGISEQEPVYKAYTVPCIEHLPKEWPGRIDFGPARGLVVNAVGPLDAGNRRSLAIRTRKADGGALAARVSWDGNGWTKNLALRVFHDLRGQVNHLIGGREYG from the coding sequence ATGACGAACTACACGGTTTGGCCGCTCTCCATGTGGCAGCGGTTCGAGATAGCTGGCCGGCACCCCAGCCTTGACCGCGACTTGCCAGGATTCGTGCGTGGTCCCTGGTACACGCTAAACGCGGTGCTGGAGGTGCGTGGTCCGTTCGACCGCCGTCTGCTCGATGAGGCGTTCAACCAACTGCTGCGGCGGCACGAGCTGTTGCGCACCAGGATTGACGAGGGGGCCCGGGAGCCGGTACAGGTGGTCAGCAGCCGGGTGAACAGCAGGGTCGAGATCCTTGACCGAGAAGACAGCCTCTCAGCCGGCGCGCTCCTTTATGCACCAGTCGAGTTCGACGCACCCTCGCCGATCCGCTTGCGCCTGGCCCCTCGGTCGTCGAACGAGCACCTAGTGACGGTGCACCTGCACCACGTCATGGCCGACCCGACCACGTTGTGGATGGTGTTGCGTGAACTCGGCGCCTTGTACTCGGGGTTGCTCAGCGGCCTCGTACTGCCCAATCCTAGTGCGCAGTACGGCGAATACGCGCAGCTTGAAGCGCAACTCGTGGTCGCTGGCCGCTCCGCCAGCGAGCAGTGGTGGAGCACGCTGCTGTCGCGGGCCACGAGCGCACGGACGCTGCGCGACGGTCAGATTGACGCCGGCGAAGGGGTATATCGGAGCGAACTCCTCACGGCGGCCGAGCTCAGCGCCGTGGAGCGCTGGGCGCGGGCACACCGGAACATTCTCTTTGCCGCGCTAGTGACCGCGATGGCACGCAGCGTCGCGCCGTACTACGAGACGGCCGGCGGCCTGCTGTTCACCACCTTGTTTTCTCGGCGGGATCGACCGGAGTGGCAACACATGTTGGGGCCGTGCACGATTCCGGCATATCTGTGGGTACCGGAGCCGCCGGAACGGCTGTCCACCGCTTATGCCGAGGCGGTGCGGGACATTGTGTTCGGCTGCTATCGACACGCGCGGTTGCCGGACGTGGCGACGTTGACCGGGATATCCGAGCAAGAACCGGTCTACAAGGCGTACACGGTTCCATGCATCGAACATCTGCCCAAGGAATGGCCCGGCCGCATCGACTTCGGTCCGGCCCGCGGTCTGGTGGTGAACGCGGTGGGACCTCTGGACGCCGGCAACCGGCGCAGCCTAGCGATCAGAACCCGCAAGGCCGACGGAGGCGCGCTTGCAGCGCGGGTCAGTTGGGACGGCAACGGCTGGACCAAGAACCTAGCGCTGCGAGTATTCCACGACCTACGCGGCCAGGTGAACCACCTCATCGGAGGGCGTGAGTATGGCTGA
- a CDS encoding glycosyltransferase — protein MADVVPLVSCLMVTTDRLTLAKRSIRCFINQTYSRLELVIVCAGDRAYRRALEHHLEYQGIGNARVIAAGRRSTLGALRNLSLDAAAGDIVCQWDDDDYHHSDRVLRQVEHMTRQGARACFLTDNLHLLEPDRQMFWVDWTRGTSKKEQWWQLSLGTVMRIRDERFRYAESGPRAYLGEDFDLAADLCREVPVATLNGMGWLYVYVFHGRNTCSKEHHYAIPARRSFPNEWIEARCEELRRAVDEYAIPRPVDVCGAGGPVFRLA, from the coding sequence ATGGCTGACGTCGTTCCGCTAGTCAGCTGTCTGATGGTCACTACGGATCGGCTCACGCTGGCGAAGCGATCGATCCGATGCTTCATTAATCAGACCTACTCCAGGTTGGAGCTCGTCATCGTGTGTGCCGGTGACCGAGCCTATCGCCGGGCGTTGGAGCACCATCTGGAGTACCAGGGCATCGGCAACGCCCGCGTGATCGCCGCGGGGCGCAGGTCAACCCTAGGCGCGTTGCGGAACTTGTCCCTCGACGCTGCTGCCGGTGACATCGTGTGCCAGTGGGACGACGATGACTACCACCACTCGGATCGGGTTTTGCGCCAGGTCGAGCATATGACCAGGCAGGGAGCCCGAGCGTGCTTTTTGACCGACAACCTGCACCTACTTGAGCCCGACCGGCAGATGTTCTGGGTTGATTGGACACGGGGGACAAGCAAGAAGGAGCAATGGTGGCAGTTGTCCCTTGGGACGGTGATGAGGATCAGAGACGAGCGGTTTCGCTATGCCGAGAGCGGTCCGCGTGCCTATCTCGGAGAGGACTTCGACCTTGCCGCCGACCTGTGTCGGGAGGTCCCCGTAGCCACGCTGAACGGTATGGGATGGCTGTATGTCTATGTCTTCCATGGCCGGAACACGTGCTCGAAGGAGCATCACTACGCCATCCCTGCCCGTCGGAGCTTCCCCAATGAGTGGATTGAGGCCCGTTGTGAGGAGCTCCGACGGGCGGTAGATGAATACGCGATCCCGAGACCAGTGGATGTGTGTGGTGCAGGTGGCCCGGTATTCAGACTGGCGTGA
- a CDS encoding glycosyltransferase family 2 protein: MSVIIPLYGQHRGQTSLESVSKAWLAQDVPCEVVVAVAGAIPVRLAADVDAHRVARVTRADGSARAPGLLRNIGARCARAPILYLSDADVLPLGRDFLTRAMKVADTAAFTQPWMHRLIGDSGPNPVDLRAPEPGQCCYVRATKDGRLKPQGDEQLIPQLLAIGGVDIDAPTVIPPRVVFDQHPTSKGDWRVPFHWGGLMLERQLFENVGGYCRRYYGWGCEDDDLLVKVAARHTITRAWQVDTTLTCLHFDHTYPYRGTPERNANIARYTERLAAGPTAMIEEDAAVLRKIK, encoded by the coding sequence GTGAGCGTGATCATTCCACTCTATGGACAGCATCGAGGTCAGACCAGTCTGGAAAGCGTTTCCAAGGCGTGGCTCGCACAGGATGTACCGTGCGAGGTGGTGGTAGCTGTCGCTGGGGCGATCCCTGTGCGATTGGCGGCCGACGTCGATGCTCATCGAGTAGCACGGGTAACGCGGGCCGACGGGTCGGCGCGAGCGCCCGGCTTGTTGCGGAACATTGGAGCACGGTGTGCGCGGGCTCCGATCCTGTATCTGAGTGATGCGGACGTACTTCCATTGGGTCGTGATTTCCTGACGCGGGCGATGAAGGTCGCGGACACAGCCGCGTTCACTCAGCCATGGATGCACCGACTGATCGGCGATTCAGGGCCGAATCCGGTGGACTTGCGCGCGCCCGAGCCTGGTCAGTGCTGTTACGTCAGAGCCACCAAAGACGGCCGACTGAAACCCCAGGGTGACGAGCAGCTCATCCCTCAGCTACTGGCCATCGGCGGCGTCGATATCGACGCACCCACAGTGATCCCGCCGCGTGTCGTGTTTGACCAACATCCGACCAGCAAGGGGGACTGGCGGGTGCCGTTCCATTGGGGCGGGTTAATGCTCGAGCGCCAACTGTTTGAAAACGTTGGCGGATATTGCCGACGCTACTACGGCTGGGGGTGTGAGGACGACGACCTTCTCGTCAAGGTGGCCGCTCGACACACGATCACACGTGCCTGGCAAGTCGACACCACGCTGACTTGTCTGCATTTTGACCATACGTATCCGTACCGCGGTACCCCGGAGCGGAATGCCAACATCGCTCGCTACACCGAACGACTCGCCGCCGGGCCCACCGCGATGATCGAAGAAGACGCTGCAGTCCTGCGAAAGATCAAGTAA
- a CDS encoding LysR family transcriptional regulator, which yields MGSRLAQPSLSVQIRKMEQELGVRLFERRRRCTVPTLAGDSFLKQAERVLAEVERLHDQMDDFKELRRGRVAIGVLPRVGTRLLPDILRAYQRRYPEVELMRTEQDLDASSEFQRRVHQGELDLAVVRMPTTLLGLRSQTLVREPIVALLPPGHRLGGQHSVHLAELADEVFVALRSGSGLHTLMKEMCDQAVSSPRCRWKPDSNTTPET from the coding sequence TTGGGCTCACGCCTGGCGCAGCCATCGCTGTCGGTGCAGATTCGCAAGATGGAACAAGAGCTCGGTGTGCGGTTGTTCGAGCGGCGCCGGAGGTGCACGGTGCCGACCCTCGCCGGCGATTCCTTCTTGAAACAAGCGGAGCGCGTACTCGCGGAAGTGGAGCGCCTGCACGATCAGATGGACGACTTCAAGGAACTGCGGCGCGGACGAGTCGCGATCGGGGTGCTCCCCAGAGTCGGCACTCGGCTGCTGCCCGACATCCTGCGTGCCTACCAGCGGCGTTACCCGGAGGTGGAGCTGATGAGGACTGAACAGGATCTGGACGCATCATCTGAGTTCCAGCGCCGAGTGCATCAGGGAGAACTGGACTTGGCAGTAGTGCGAATGCCGACCACTTTGCTGGGCTTGCGATCGCAGACCCTGGTGCGCGAACCAATAGTGGCCTTGCTGCCTCCTGGACACCGCCTCGGCGGGCAGCACAGTGTGCATTTGGCTGAGCTCGCAGACGAGGTCTTCGTCGCGCTACGTTCCGGTAGCGGATTGCACACCCTGATGAAGGAGATGTGCGACCAAGCGGTTTCGTCCCCAAGGTGTCGGTGGAAACCGGACAGCAATACGACCCCTGAGACGTGA